The DNA segment tcaactaaacagatatcatgtaactcgaggctatacagagcttgagtatatcttctgtttttctctgtatcttgattgttgaaatagtctacccctatgaattgtgctctaaatagggtggtcattctttctccaatttcgctgagggattctcctacTAAGGTTGATTCCTTTGTATCtagcatagtcatctcccaagcaatcttgacagatcccattagaatcatttctagaagtttaatgaatccttctttattgagatctaatgtccctgctgcaattctcatagctgacgtccaatcatctataagatcttctctgtttttgaagtccaaaacatcaaggtttaacataaccacgtaaggatgtattggatctaaaacagtttttccgtaaggagtttgatggagtgggattttactccttcttgatctggttcctgctggatgtggaTTTTCTCCACcctgaaactcactatgtggtttttttgttttaaccgcatatcttgggggattccctatgggttgttcaccctcaggggagttcatttttagatctactactttgagattcgcaaaagaatccgcgagatcttgtagatcctcgagatttaatctctctaaagtagtcatcagatagtgtttttctctgatactgcttttataagattaatcatcctttcatcatcagttaaaggtttttgaaccattttggttttaccttttctgatgtaacaacggttcggtaccaaacgagagtggtaacctacctcctgtatttccttttctagaacctgaagtttgttctagatttgtgattttagtttgaagatcctttagggttacaagaatttcttcttgtttcttaaggattccttcaatctgcctaggtatttcatacagctgattgctgtaatattgtaccgtcttttgaatttctctaagatctccggagagtttagaggaatctggggtaatttctaaaaattgagagttagaaatcatctttctgtcgtaagtaatctaatgtgaacagattaacttgtttataggatttcatataaataaaatcctcttgattcaaaccttcgtttgaagtcatcttttgtaaaaaatcttatcctcaacaaagaaaagtttgagttaatgaataatattaagtctgaatatttaacctaaggctctgataccatttttgcgAATGATTCAAGTACCATAATTGAACACAAACATTACATAAATGGAgtacataaatgcataaattgggtacaaaaattaaacattggatttgaccaagtttggtggtcctagggagttttaaaaaagaatttttattgtagggatttataaaaaagttaGGTTTGAGTTTAGGGATTTATTCACAATTGACTCATGATTCAATTCACCCAAATAATTTGGGAtgattgcatatatatatatatatatataaattacttGACAAATCAATGCATCTATAGTCACTATATTgcaatttaatttgaaaaatgattgattttattatatattcttgatttgaaattacaattagtaataaaaaaaaattagaaagagTGTGGAAAGTTTTGATTGGTTGATCCTGGAGCGAGTCTCTCTATACATACGCGGTTTATGCTTCGTCTGCACTGTGTACATCCATCATCTGAGTCTGAGACGAGCCGATTTGATATGAGGTTTCCCAATTGATACAAAGAGTAAGTCAAGGCCcccacctttttttttttatttgattgatgattGATCGAATTTGTGTATCGTTACATTGGGATTTTTCCCCTAATTATTTGTTACGGACACGATTCTTGATCGTTGAATCGGTATTCACAACTCCTTTCTTGTTAAATGTtgcttaattttttttctttttcccccAATTTAGTGAGATCCTGATGCATTCTTGTTTTAACATTTTATtaggttattattattatttggacTTTGCGGGAAATTCAGCACCTTTGGTTTTATTGATTCGTGAAGTTCTTCAACTTCACGGGGGACGTTGGATTTTCTAGGTTTTGAACCTCTAGATTGGATTTTGGGACATTTTCTCTGACTTTTATTTCTTTGGGCCTTTTGTCAAAATTGTCGTTAAGCAATTGTTATGGATAGTAACAAGGATGAGGCTTTGAAGTGCTTTAATATTGCTCGCGAGGCTATTGCCACTGGCAATAAACAAAGAGCGCTTAAATTTATAGGGATCGCACGCCGCCTGAATGAGAATTTACCCCTGGATGATCTTTTGGCTGCATGTGAAAATCTCGATGCTCCTTCTGTTGGTGCCTCTGATGAAGCGGAGACTATCAAGAGGCCGAGAAACAATGCAGGTTCAGTTGATGGTGATGGGGTTTCAAATGGGGAGAGGAATTACACAGAGGAGCATGTGCAGTTGGTTAGGCAAATTAAGAGTAAGAAAGATTATTATTCCATTCTCGGCGTCGAAAAGAGCTGTTCTGTGGAGGAGATTAGGAAGGCTTATAGGAAATTGTCTCTGAAAGTTCATCCTGATAAGAATAAAGCTCCGGGAGCTGAGGAGGCATTCAAGAAAGTTGGCAAGGCATTCAAGTGTTTGAGTGATGGTGACTCAAGAAGGCAGTATGATCACACTGGTCTTGTGGATGAGTTTGAGTATAATCAACAGAACAATGTTAGGCAAAGAAGAAGGAGAACAGGGAATGACTTCTTTGATGATGACTTTGACCCCGATGAGATATTTAGGGCTTTCTTTGGTCAGCGTGATGCATTCAGAAATGCTCGAGTTTACAGGACTAGAACAACTGATGGTGGTGCTCATCACAGGGAAGATTTGGGTGGTAATGGACCGAATCTTATGCTGCTTCTTCAGTTGCTACCATTTTTGATAATCATTCTGCTTGCCTATCTTCCTTTCTCTGAGCCGGAGTATTCATTGCAAAAGAACTATTCGTATCAATTCATGAAAGCAACGGAGAATCATGGAGTTGAGTTTTTTGTCAAATCACCTGAATTTGACCAGAATTATCCTATAGGCAGCTCTAGTCGACGGGACATCGAAAATAATGTGATCAAGGACTACAAACACATGCTTGGACGGTATTGTCACATGGAAATGCAGAGGCGTCATTGGAACCGACACTTTCCAACTCCTCACTGTGATAGGCTTGAAAGTTTCACATCATGAAGGTCAAGTTTTTAATGTGTCTGCATGTTCTATTGACCTGTACTAAACTTCTTTAGAACGAAAACTTAAGCTAATGATTTAGCTATCATAGGCTGTTACTTCAAAAAATTTGGGGCCTAGTTTATAGGCTGTTACTACCCCGCTTAAACAATCTAGTCCTGTAAATTCAATAGTGTTGAATAATCATTGGTTGAGAATGACTTGTCTTCATTCTATATCCCGTTGACCGTTTTTACTTTAGGATTTGTTATACGCTAGACTTAAAATGGTTGAcacaaaattttgtgaaattttgctTTTTGCAGTAAACTGGAAATTATCTATCTCAAAGTGAAGTTATTCCATGTTGAGTACGCAGATCTTATAAATGCATCGACCTTCAACATTTTACTTCCACGAAGCCTTGCATGTCCTTTATGGAAGTGGCCTTTACAGAACACAAGTATTTGACCAAAAGATTGGGAACATGAATCTCTGCTGACATTCAGCTTTTCTGGCCGTGCCATTCTTGCATCTTGGATCAGAAATAGTATAAAGGAGGTCTGTGGCCTCAACAGGCTCCATGATAATTTATCTTTCATTTACAGTTATTTGTGTTGCGATCATAAGCAATACCGTGTACTAAATTCTTAGCATATGAGAATTGAGTCGAAATGAACATTGTCGATGACAACTGCTAGATGTTTAAATCGCTTGAGCTTTGTGGTCTACTTCTACCTGAAAGATGTTTAACAAACACGCTTTTTCCTGCAATTTCGTGTACTCTCTTTTATGGTGTGTATCTCGTTGATTTGCTAACTTAAATCAGAATCCAACTCCAAGAACATGCATGAATTATATGGGATACCTGAAATTTTCCAACCATtcaatatattcaaaatatttggtGGTAAAACAAGACTCCCTACTGCTTGGACATAGGgaaacacaattttgttttccTCTTTGCAATTGGGGTGGGCCTCATTGTCGAATACTATGAGTTTATGACCATAGGCCAGGAGCAAAAGCAGAAGCATGCTGCAAAGTTCCTTGAACTGCTTGAGCATGGCAACAAAGATTAAACTAGTTCAATCGTGGCGAAGTTGTTCTCAGAATTGCTTCCTTCTGATTGTTCAGGCTCTTATCTGGGGCTTTAGTAGATAGAGTATCTTATTACTTCACTGCCATTCTATGTAGAGTTTTTTCGGATGAAGTGTAGAGGTTCTACTCGGAATGCAGAAGCACTGGCTTGCTTTAGTAGTTAACATGTTGAGGTAGAAGTATTTATGTTTCTCAGAGTTTTTGCTGACATTTTTAACCCAATCGAAGAACCACTAGTGATGTCAAATGATGGCTAAAGCGTTGTCTTCCAGTTCATTAGCTCATAATATCTAGTGGTTTGTTAAAGCTCGCCAAGTATGGTTACTCTTTActcaaaagttaaaaaaaacaaGTGGAAAAAGGAGACTATCATATGCTACTTTTTCACAGGTTTGGTGTATATGTTTCTTTCGATGagcattatattttttttcacagACGGGATGTGTGCTCGAATATCTGCACAATAGAATTGTTGGATACCGATCACAAATGGTGCAATCAACATTGCCATCACCGTTGATGCAAGgaaaaaatgacaagaaaacCACCGCCTAAATGGTTTccaaatgaaaaatgaaaagagCTACCACTTAAATTCCTTATTTTGTTAGCAAATCTAAAAGAAAAAGATACATTACAGCGACCATACCATCAACTTTTAATCCCTCCTACCAATAGATGCAGGTCATGATACCATGAAAATTTTGCCGTATTCAAATCTTACATCAAACCTACGACATCACAATTGATGAACATTACCAAACATGGATGGGACCAACAACATACTAAAAACTTTTAAGCTTTTTTGTTTTTCTCAGCCACTCACTTTTACTCAAACAGCTAACAATGAGGGTATTGCAGCCAAATTGGAAGTAGCATTCTTAATCGAGCCAGAAACACTTTTACCAGTAGAAGGATGCTTGCCAAAAGCTCTCATTGGACTAGCCAATGCCCATCCCCAACTTCTAATTCTGCCATGAGAGAGATTCACCATTGATGAATGAGTTACAGAGATTGATTTATCCTCAGTTGAAGAGGAGGAAGAGGATGAAGGGGTCATAAAACCACTGAAAATCCCACCACATTTAACTCTTTCGGTGACACCAATTTTATGAACTGAGGGAGTTTTGGGCTTTGCTTCCCTCTGAGACTCCACTCTGCGGAGAGTACAATCACCAAAGCCAGTTGAAATCTTCTCAAAGAAATCACCAGAAAAGCTCCTGCTCCCGCAACCAACAGATCTAGATCTTGAAACCTTTCTGTCAAATGCAGCCTCCTCATCTTCAGTTTCATCCACAACCACAAAGTCTTCCTTTTTCTTGTCCCTTGATGAACTACCACACACAGTTCTAGGAGTGGCTGATGAGGAGGTCAAAGGTTTGGAGTGTATCGTAGCTGTTTTGTTAGCTGAGAGCTTCGGCATGTAGAGGAATGACCAGAATTTTGTCCTGTGAGTATGATTTTCAGCCAAGAAATGCACCCCTCTTCTAGGAGTAGTTGTTGACATACTTCTCTTGAAAATGATGCTGCTGGAATCTGAACAAGTCATCGTCTCATCCTTGTGTTTCTGCCTCCCGTGGGTCAAAATGAAAGGCAATCTTGACCTCCTAGCAGTGTCGTAGCCAAGAAGGCCACTTTCCTTACCTCTGGTGGTGTCAATGTAGTTCGGAAACTGTGAGTGAGCGGATGAATTCGATGCAAGACGGTGGCCTTGAAGGGTGGAGGCGCCAAAGTCAGATCTAAAAGAGGGAGTTGAAGATGAGGAGGAAGAAGGGAAAACAGCTACAGGAAATGATGAAGAAACAAGCTTCCCAAGCTTTTCTTGAAGACAAAAGGCACAGATCCCACCAGGAGTGCTGTTCTGGTACTGATGGTTTACACATCCCATGTTTCCTTCCCCCAAATCTTCGTGCACAACTTCCATCACCATTACTACTTCTCACTCCAAAATCTTGAAAACCCAGATGGATTTTGAGGTTTTCCCCCCTTGTTTGGCATGAATCTCAAGAAAACCAAGAAAGCATAAAAATTCACGCTAAGGGGGAAACTGGTCAAAGGACTAAAACTTGTAAGAGTGCTAATAAATGCAAAAAAATGGGCACAAAAGTGAGTAGGGAACGGTCATTTATGAGAAGCACGTGGAAATCAAAATAGTTTATGCTTTAAACTTGGCAAGTGAACAAGACAAGGCAAGCGAACCCTAGCTGTCTGTTAGTGGCAGGCCAATGTGCCTTGTTTGGCATCAACCATTTACTACTTCGCATCACTAGTTTCTTTCACCCAGCCTACCAAACGCAGCATATCACAGAGTCAAAGAAACCAAGAAAGAATCTTTGGCTTACATGTGTCGCACGAGGGTCTGCTCTGCTATGTCATGCCacttaaaataatattcattCGTAAAGAGATAGCTTGAATTCTCCAACCATCCAAATAAAAAAACTCCATGCAAATGTACAAAatagatgataataataataataaagaaacAAATCCAAATTTTTAGTTTATTCTCAGTGCCGTTAACTTTATTTCGCTCTTGTCATCTCTTTCCATCGTAAATAGACATTTAAAGCACAAGACACCACGAAGGTAGCAGAGAAATTCTAAAAACTCGATGCCCACAATATATGCGTCAATCCTCACAAGCGCGACTTCGCTGGATCACCAGTCAAACTCTGCATAAACACACCAAACTTATCAATACTAGATGTAATGACAAAGTGAAATGGATACAAGAATCAAAGCTAGACTGCATGTGCAATCATGATTTTGGGGGCCGCAACGTGGTGGAGGATGATAAAAGTAGCATCATAAGACATGAGAATTCTCACCAAGGGAGCTCCCTTTGCAGCTCGTCTGGCCAAATATGAGCAGGGCTTGAAAAATTCTCCATATGAATTCGACCACTCCTCCAGCCTTGAACAGATGTATTTTGATCCGAGAGTATCGGCCCAAAATAAGATCCCTCCTCTGTCCATGAGTAACAAGAAGGGTTATGCAAAAACAACCTTAAATTCAAAGGTGATGAGTAAACCACAAGGTGGTGAGCAAACCTGTAAGGAGGAAAACCCATCCCCATGACAGCAGATATGTCAAGATCAGCAGCCTTGACTGCGATGCCTTCGTCCAGTACCCGACAGGCCTCATTCACCACAGGAAAGAATATCATCTCAATGATATCTTTATCTCGTAAGTTTGTTAACTGTGCAAATTCAATGCACAGATTTAGAGGTCAAAATAAGCGCTCAGTTTATAATCACAAGGTGAGGTAAGAGAACAACCTTTGAGTCGATGCTGACACCGGATATCTCTCTAGCCTTCTCAATGTACTTTTTGAGTTCCAGATCAGGAGCAGCTTTGCGCTTCTCATCATATATATAGAACCCTCTTCGAGTCATTTCACCTAAAAGAAGCACATTGTGAATTCACAAAATAAGACGCTCGTTTATTAGAATCTGCAAACTGAAGAGCATTTAATGGTTGATTGATACTAGATTAAAAGAAAGATGTACCTGCCCTCTTATCCTCTTGCATGAGTGGAATCAGCATTGACTTGTATGTCCTTTCAggaaaattcaaaacaaattgTCCCCCAGTAGCAACGGCAACTCCAAATCCAACAAGGTCACACAATCTAAGGACAATATTATCCAAACCATTAAGCCATCACTGCATTATGTTATCGAGCTACGTGGTGCCATGTAACACATTACCTGAATGGACCCATTGGCATTCCAAATTTGGTGATGGCTCTATCAATCTTGTAGACATCTGCACCACGGTCTACAAGTAATAAAGCAGCTTGAGTGTAAGGAAAGAACATTCTGTTGACAGCGAAACCAGTGCAGTTTCCGACCACAACTGGTgtcttttttattttcttcccAACATCCAGCAAGTCTACAATTGCTTGGGGAGAGGTTTTCTGTGTCCGAACTATTTCTAAAAGCGGCATCACATGGGCCGGACTGCAGGAATTATGGAGCTCGCATCAGTACAATGTACAATGGGGAACTAAATAAAAAACTAGGTCAATTTTCACCTGAAAAAGTGAGCTCCAATGATGCGATCCTGGGACTTGATCTTTTCCCCAATCAAGTTTAGATCAATAGTAGAAGTATTGCTAGCGAGAATGCAATGTGGAGGACAATACTTTTCAAGATCTGAGAATATTTGCTGCTTCAAAGAAACATTCTCGATGACAGCCTAGTCAAATGACAGGCAAAAAGAAAACATAAgatacaaagaaaaaaaaaaagccgAGTCTTAACCAATACTAATTCCTATAATGTCTTAGTTCACCTCTATAACCATGTCCACATCTCTAAAGCCTTCATAGTCAAGTGCACCCTTGAGCAAAGAAAGAGTTTTCTCAAACTTCTCTTGGGTCATAGCCCCTTTCTTGACCCGGCTTTGCAAATTTGCTGAAAACACAAAAACCAGTCAAATTAATGTATACATAAATGAGTGGTAAGCAGCAAAGCTGGATATTATATCTAAAGCTTAGTCCAGTCTAACCTTTTACTTTACCAATACCAGCCTGTAAGAACTTATCATTCACTTCCTTCAAAATAACTGGAAAATTACTGAGAATCAATGAAGTTGCTATTCCAGAGCCCATAAGCCCTCCACCTAGGATTGCAACCTTCTTTATCTGCCTTGGTTTCAAGCCACTATCTGTGATCCCTGGAACCTGTTTGTaaatagaaagaaaaatataaataactcaaaaattTTGGCTTGGTATTGCTAAATGCTGATATCTATTCAAAAGAGATTTTAGTATATAAACAAGACAATTCTGTGAACACATGGAACTCAAAGACTGACTCTGTCCACGCACATTTTGCAATCTGCACCACATATGTTCAGTTTCTTAAGAATAGAAACTGGTATCCAGTATTATCCCAGTTCTGACAACTGAAAAAATTTTCCACAACATGATAGGCGCTAATAATAATGAACTCTGAAACACAATAAATCTGTGTTGAGGAATGTATTTTAGTGAAAACTGGGAACTCTGATAAACTAAAATTATTTCAAGGACTTCATGCTATAGAATGCAAATATTAGCTCTAATATTATAAACCACCAAAAATTTTACTCCACCTTTGTGGTACCACGCTGGGCAAAGAAAATATGGACCAAGCTCTTGCAAGTATCCGATTCGACGAGAGTTTGAAATTCTTGAGCTTCCTGCCAATACATATGCTCGTTCAACTCAGGTCAAGGTTGGACTACTATAAATTTATCAAGTGATGAATGGAAATGAACCTTCAAGAGCCCAGCATGAGCACCAGCGACTATGCCTTCCTCAATGACGTCAATGCAAACTAGGGGGTGTGTGAGGTTTGGAGCCTGTTTACGGGTCTGAGCTCGGGCAAAATTGAATATTTCCCTGGCTTCACCTAAAGGTTCCAACTTTTCAGTCTTGTAGAAACTGTTGATCCATGGTTTTTTAAGTTCCAAAATGTCAAGAGCCCATCGACGAGCAACATTCACTAATTCATTAGGTGAAGCTATAGCATCCACAAGGCCTAAACATAAGGCATCCTGGCCTTTTACAGGCTTTGATGTCTATGCAAATACAGAGAGGATAATATTAAATGTCAATCAATGTTATGGAAGATAAAAACCACAATACCAACTGAACTCATTAACTCACAAAATTAAAAGCTTACCAACATCATTTCAAGGGCCTTGGCTATGCCAACAAGGCGTGGCAGGGCCTGTGTTCCtgagaaaataattcaaaatgagaatgtatgaaagaaaaataaaatttagtcaCATCATGAAACTTCATTTGAATGCTCCATCCTCTCGTTAGTTATAACCAGGGCCGTTCCTATTTGGAGGCAGAAGAGTACTCGGGCCCATTTTTTTCAGGGCCcatagttttgaaaaaaaattgttatataaaagtgtaaattgatccaatttaaatttattatatttggaattttttcattcatatcacaggaaattattttttctttgcCTACtgctaatataattttttttattatttctgggcctattgataaatttatttatgaattttattattcCTAGGTctcttgataatttttttaaatataaattattttttctgtgcccaatataaacaaaaaatgttttttattcTCTAAATTTATTATACAGTAGTGTAATTGAACCAATATAAAAGCATATTTTCTGACTCATAGTAGTTGTTCTGATAGTAATGAGGACGATTTATTTTCGGAGTTGACATTCTTGAAGTTCTCATTAACAAGAGAAACAAAATCGGCAATGGTATAGTGAATTACTTGAAAAAAATAGATGGATATTTCTCAAATGCTAACATTGCTTATAAAATCTTGTTGTCTATACTTTTTAAATTTGTAAGTGCAaaacaaaatttatcaaatttaaagCTCTTCAAAACATTTCCTCAATAAATCatgtcataaaaaaatattgagtgAATTGGTTATGCTattaattgagaaaaaaattccTGAACAATTTGATCAATATTGTTAGATCTAAACTGTCGGATGAGTTGTTTTATAGTAATCATTTTGTACATGTTTAATCTTATTATTCaattaaaatagaa comes from the Henckelia pumila isolate YLH828 chromosome 1, ASM3356847v2, whole genome shotgun sequence genome and includes:
- the LOC140874579 gene encoding chaperone protein dnaJ 49, encoding MDSNKDEALKCFNIAREAIATGNKQRALKFIGIARRLNENLPLDDLLAACENLDAPSVGASDEAETIKRPRNNAGSVDGDGVSNGERNYTEEHVQLVRQIKSKKDYYSILGVEKSCSVEEIRKAYRKLSLKVHPDKNKAPGAEEAFKKVGKAFKCLSDGDSRRQYDHTGLVDEFEYNQQNNVRQRRRRTGNDFFDDDFDPDEIFRAFFGQRDAFRNARVYRTRTTDGGAHHREDLGGNGPNLMLLLQLLPFLIIILLAYLPFSEPEYSLQKNYSYQFMKATENHGVEFFVKSPEFDQNYPIGSSSRRDIENNVIKDYKHMLGRYCHMEMQRRHWNRHFPTPHCDRLESFTS
- the LOC140862768 gene encoding uncharacterized protein, which translates into the protein MVMEVVHEDLGEGNMGCVNHQYQNSTPGGICAFCLQEKLGKLVSSSFPVAVFPSSSSSSTPSFRSDFGASTLQGHRLASNSSAHSQFPNYIDTTRGKESGLLGYDTARRSRLPFILTHGRQKHKDETMTCSDSSSIIFKRSMSTTTPRRGVHFLAENHTHRTKFWSFLYMPKLSANKTATIHSKPLTSSSATPRTVCGSSSRDKKKEDFVVVDETEDEEAAFDRKVSRSRSVGCGSRSFSGDFFEKISTGFGDCTLRRVESQREAKPKTPSVHKIGVTERVKCGGIFSGFMTPSSSSSSSTEDKSISVTHSSMVNLSHGRIRSWGWALASPMRAFGKHPSTGKSVSGSIKNATSNLAAIPSLLAV
- the LOC140862707 gene encoding glyoxysomal fatty acid beta-oxidation multifunctional protein MFP-a, which encodes MNSSKGRTTLDVGADGVAVITLLNPPVNSLSFDVLDSLKENYEQALRRDDVKAIVVTGAKGKFSGGFDISAFGKIHDKSVRAPKPGFVSLEILSNIVAAAKKPSVAAIDGLALGGGLEVAMACHARVSTPNAQLGLPELQLGILPGFGGTQALPRLVGIAKALEMMLTSKPVKGQDALCLGLVDAIASPNELVNVARRWALDILELKKPWINSFYKTEKLEPLGEAREIFNFARAQTRKQAPNLTHPLVCIDVIEEGIVAGAHAGLLKEAQEFQTLVESDTCKSLVHIFFAQRGTTKVPGITDSGLKPRQIKKVAILGGGLMGSGIATSLILSNFPVILKEVNDKFLQAGIGKVKANLQSRVKKGAMTQEKFEKTLSLLKGALDYEGFRDVDMVIEAVIENVSLKQQIFSDLEKYCPPHCILASNTSTIDLNLIGEKIKSQDRIIGAHFFSPAHVMPLLEIVRTQKTSPQAIVDLLDVGKKIKKTPVVVGNCTGFAVNRMFFPYTQAALLLVDRGADVYKIDRAITKFGMPMGPFRLCDLVGFGVAVATGGQFVLNFPERTYKSMLIPLMQEDKRAGEMTRRGFYIYDEKRKAAPDLELKKYIEKAREISGVSIDSKLTNLRDKDIIEMIFFPVVNEACRVLDEGIAVKAADLDISAVMGMGFPPYRGGILFWADTLGSKYICSRLEEWSNSYGEFFKPCSYLARRAAKGAPLSLTGDPAKSRL